A segment of the Hallerella succinigenes genome:
CGGCCGCCGTCGCGCCATTTTAGGCATCGATTCGAGTGACCGCACGGAATGTCAAATGGCAGAACGCATGGCGGTGAATACGCCTGTGCAGGGAAGCGCTGCCGATTTGATCAAGACGGCGATGATTCGTGTCGCTAAGCGGATCGAGGAAGATTCCTTGCCGCTGACGATGATGCTCCAGGTGCACGATGAACTTGTGTTCGAATGCCCGAAGGACCGCGTGGAAGAAATGGGAAAAATCGTGCAGAGCGAAATGCAGAGCGCGATGGAATTGAAGGTTCCTCTCGTCGCTTCTGTCGGCTATGGTGCAAACTGGCTCGAAGCGCATTAAGCTTCGGGAAAGAACGCGGGGAGCGTTCCTTCCGCAAGTTCAATACACGCCTTTTTGATTTCGAGCGGTTGACGCTTGATTAAAAATTCTAGGCGCATGGCGTCGTGTTTGGTTTTTAATTCAAAGACCTTGAGAATTTTTTCTGGGGGGAACGCCTTGGTGAACTTGGCGCCCTTCCCGGATTTGTGCGCTTCGAAACGTTTTTGTACGTCAGTCGCGTACCCGGTGTAAATCCGGTCGCCCTTGCAAAGCAACATGTAGACGTAATGCGACATATTTTAAAGTTAAAACTTTTGAGCGTCCATGCAGATTGCTTCGTCGCGTTTCACGCTCTTTGCAATGACAGAGGGGGAGCTTCTCGTAATGACAGAAGGGGCGTCCTTTTCGCTGTCGTGTTTCAAGAAGTTCTGTGGCACGTTGGAGAATGCCTCTTTTTAAAGGAACGTTAAAGCTTTTCGGGTAACTTTGTTTAGAAGATAAGCAATTAAAAGAATCAGGAGGATGGTCACCGCCAAGAGAGCGGCTACGTTCCATTCTGTAAATCGCAGGTGCAGTTTAGCGAATAGCTGAATATAAGCTGCTTGACTCCAAAGAATTGCTACGTGCTGTACCAAAAATACGCAGTAGGAAAGCGGAGCGATTTTTTGAACGGAAGTGCCGACCGCTTTGTTGCGGAGCAGGGACGGAGCAAGGTAAAAGCCAAAGACGAATAGGGCGATGGCAGCAATAGTTCCGA
Coding sequences within it:
- a CDS encoding GIY-YIG nuclease family protein, producing MSHYVYMLLCKGDRIYTGYATDVQKRFEAHKSGKGAKFTKAFPPEKILKVFELKTKHDAMRLEFLIKRQPLEIKKACIELAEGTLPAFFPEA